agatccttccaatatggtaactcccaaaatatactcttcttgtgccagttgtgatgaacaccgtaagaatcaggcatattacgagggacatgccaattaccaccccagcgaactgtttcgttagctccgtagtagtcgatttgcgcttcaatttgttctccagttagatatggaggaggagtgtctctcacaacctttttgtgcctaaacaaattcttgtttcttcggtacggatggccaactggaagaaatcgacggtgacaatcgaaccaacttgtctttctaccattcttcagttgaaatgcatctgtcgttccattacaatatggacaagctaatctcccatgtgtagtccatccagacaacatcccataggcaggaaagtcacttatggtccacaaaagcatagctcgcatcgtaaaattcttcttcgttgagcagtcatacgtcctcacccctgttgaccacaaatccttcaactcttttatcagtggttgtaggaaaacatcaagtgacctttttggatgcttcggaccgggtattaatatggtcaagaataaaaactcccgttgcatgcacatctccggtggcaggttgtatggcgtaagaaagactggccacaatgaatattgtctccctgacattccaaatggactaaatccatctgtgcataatccgaggtacacattccggctattgctagcgaaattcggatgtactttgttaaaatgtttccaggctcttgcatctgatggatgagtcatctcaccatccgtctgagtatgctcggcatgccacctcatctttccagcagtctgctccgattggtacaatcttttcaatctatctgtaattggtaggtaccacatcctttggtacggtaccctattacgtccccttccttgcggcttgaatcgtggtttcttgcagaatcgacattcttccaacttctcatcatctccccagtagatcatgcagttgtcgatgcaaacatctatcatctccgaaggcaacccaagactataaaccagtttctgaatctcataataagaatcagcagactcattgtcttccggcaaatactctttaaataaatctgcccattcgttcatgcaactttcaggtagattgtgatcagttttaatattcatcattctagcagccaatgacaatttagagagaccttctctacaaccactgtaaagtggttgatttgccgcatctaacatttcataaaacttttttgaatctatgttaggttcttcatcttcatcatcatgagctacgaatgcatcagttaccatatcatgaaccctatcataatctaccattgcctgatcctcctgatggtaactatgtgcattatgcaattgatgatcaaccggttcttcttgaaagttgctattactactactagcttcattctgatcataactataaccttctccatgttgaaaccagatataataatttggcgtgaaacctctatttactaaatgcttccaaacattttcacgatttgccaactttgaattgttacattttctacaaggacagaatattttaccgctttcttgggcgagcggtgtagaatctgcttgatgcataaaacgctccaacccagcaagatattctttcgtcactctcccgttagcatctctatgcatatacatccacctccgcaactcgaaaatatttcccaagcccgacatttttttcacgtttttttttcttgttggtgtgcttaaaattatgttcaaacctccatatttatagaaaattttcgaatctggtagttgaattttgctacgaatttacgacgaaatattaggttggtggcaaaaaaaacgtgttaagttggtggatttctcgttctttcctcgtaagttatttcctcgtaaaaatcatgctaattttacgacgaatttacgacgaaacacatttttctcggaaaaaccacgtcaacttacgacgattttacgaggaaacgcattactcggtattttacaaggccgttacgaggaaactttatttcctcgcaatttcatcgTTAAGTCAACGTAATTTCACGAGGATTAGTTTTCatcgttaaatttccttgctaaaactgtgttttcttgtagtgacaacAAAACAATTTAATCCATCCTAACAGTAAACTAAATGGAACAATCTGGAAAAAAGAAGTCCAAGTCTTAATTTACAATATACACAACTCCATttacaaactaaaataaaaaaaaaatatgcaacACAATAAACATTGATTCAATATCATTTCGAAGAAGAAAAAGTATTTAACTAATGCATCCACAATGAAACTCCTAACAGATTGTCACATCCATGGCAAGAACAAAGCATGCAAGGATTATTAGTATgaaaatttttgttatcttcCTTCAAACAAGATAATCACAAAATAAACACAtgcatttacatgttttttcttttgaaacatagattttactttatgttttaaggtcatctatatttattttggtgCAACTATCagctatttattctatttttattgaatcgatcgatcactaaccactatcatatttattaaaaacaattttgaattcatttgagaataaaacatacgaatccggcgctacgcgccggaataccactggTACATCTATAAAGTCTCTCTTTCATTCCctctatttattatttatacagTAGCTTCACTGTAACTGCAGAAGCCTCTCTGTCCCTCGGAGTCTTAGCTTCCTTCTATCTTCTTCCACGTCATCAGCTGGTACTACTTACAGCTTACCACCAGAAAAGGATTAAATAAAAGATACACACCATTTGTTCAGCGACAAAGAGTTTAGATACAGCGGCTTACTTGGTGAGTTTGAAGTAGAAGATGAGGATAATGGCGGCGACCAAAGCGGTGATAATGGCTCCAATGGTCCATTTGTTCCTGTTCATCCTCCTAGTCATGCCTGTCAAGGTCTTCTTGCTCTTTCCTACATTATCGTCTACTCCACTAAGCTGTATGTATCAGAGAACTAGCTATTGGTTAAAAGAGATGCCAATCACACGTAGTATTCTTCGTGATAAAACCCGTGTAAGAGAAAATTGTTGAAGAGAGCACATACCGTGTCGCCAGTGCGTAGGAGAGGAAGACTGTCTCTGACTGTGCAAGTCTTGGAGGACTGAGACGCCAAGCTCTTCAGTCTCTTGATTCTGTCTGTGGTTCGACCCAATCGATCAGCTGACCTCATCGATCTCTTGACTTCGCTTTTGAAGTTGTTGAGATCAGACTTGAAAACTCTCTTAGTTTGACAAGGAGGCTGGACTTAATGCTTGGTGGAAGGCTCCTGGCTTCAAGATCCATTTTTCTAATCTGGTGAATAAGAAAATGTACAAAGCAAAGGGACAATAAATAAAACGCTGCTTTATTCGATCTATGCCTTAGACTACATACCAACACTTTAGCATTTTCGCGGCCACGCCTTATTTCAGAGAGCTTCTGCTTCTTTTGTTTTGGGAATCAATGAGTAAGGTGTCATCAATGCATCTTAACAAACAGAAACAATGATGATCTACACCTACTAATTGACAAGCTCTTTGTACAGCCAGTAACCAGAGAATGCACAGATCTTATGTCCTTACAAGAGTCGAGAGGTTTGTAATAACTCATAAAGGATCTAAAACGCAAAAACTGAAGATAAACTCATAAAGGATCTAAAGCACAAACTTATGTCCTTATTTGGGACAGCTTCTGCATCTTTTGTTCTGCAAAATCAATGATGATCTACAACTAGTAATGACAAGCCAGTAACCAAAGGGAAGCAGACAAAGGCTTGTAGTAACTCATAAAGAATCTAAAGATATCTTTAGTTCAACATTGAGATCACACTACACTGTGATCAACAACGGGattaaaccaaattaaaacttattttccAAACAAGCTAGATGCAAATAAAGCAATGTTAAGTTCCAAGTAGATTGATACTCTGCATGCAACACACAATGATAATGAACCAAAAGATAAATGATCACTAACCCCAAATTACATTAAGCAGGAACAAATCAAGACTAGGAACTCTAATTTTCTTCAGTCATATCAAAAGAGGATTGATGTctaaaacaatccctagaccaTAATAATATCTTGTTAGATCGTGAAACACATGTCAACACGAGGTTTATGGGTAGACAGTGGAAACAAAATTCACCGATCGCAAGAGAGAAAAGTTAAGAACAATTGACGAGATATTTAcaaaattagaaattaaaaaattctattaaTAATAATAGTCCAAAAGTTAAACAATATCTACTCTTGGTTGTGGTTGCTTCACAAAATTCCACCAAGTTGACTCTCCTCTCCACAGACATGGACAACACGGTGCAAACATGGCTGGCACCAACCATAGTAGACAAGGTAGAGCAACGTACATAGCCAAGTGAGAAATAGAATAGAGGAGACAGAGTAAAATACAAAAGCCTAACCCTTCATCCTCGGTTTCTGTAAGCCAATACCCGCAATTAATCGTGATGACAACCATGTACGGAACTACTAACGTACATAAAAGTCCCACAACGTTATCATCAAGGGGAATTTTGTGGGCTCTCAGAGTCATATGTAAGACCGCATCAGTGATGAGGATTATAATGATGGTGTTCATCGCAATGTCGTATCGTAACTGCCCGTCCATCCTGCAACCAACCAGAAAATTCGTTTCAGTATAATGTTTATAATCAAAAATCTTATGTTacataacaatatatatttagtggAATCTCACCTCCATGTACTCCTGGGGCTAGGAACGCTAGATTCATCGAGGACTGTAGCGCTTGACATTGCTTCTTGGTTGTTAATTTATGATGTTGAACCAAAAAGCTGAGTAATGTATATATAGGTAGGTCCCTTATTAACCCATTCCTATTACAAAActgattaattttttgtttttttttttaattatattcaatataaaaatcgaatctGGCTTTAAccacaaaatatttttacttctcGGCAATGACTTTTGATATTTAATAtcgagaaaacaaaaacaacagtTTACTTTTTACATGATGATGACCCGATATCAGTTCAAGGTCTTATTATGAACCAGAAACAAAGTCAGACACAGACTCTGCTGTATCCAAAGAGAATCAAACAAACGCAACAACAACATCCAAAGATAAATGCCTtagcttttttattatttagtaagATGAAGCTAAGCAAAAGTACTTGATCATAACACTCTCCAGTACTGAGAGAAGGTTTtagtcatcatcttcatcacgGCGCCTCTGGTGGTGGTGATGCTTGTAACGATGCTGCTTCttctcctcatcatcatcattagagTCATTGCCACCCTACAAAATTTTTGATACAGCGATGAATCACGTTAAGATAAAAACTGTAGTCAATGATGCCGCTATTAACGGTCACCATGATAAGATCTTCAAATGTCATACACAGAACTGAGCTTTCAACTGACGCTAATCCATTCCAGGATGTGAAGACAGAGTTACAGGGAATCAAAGACAAACCCTTTAGTTCAACATGGAGTCTACTCTACACTATGATCAACAATGGGACATCTTCAAGAGTCGTACAAGATGGCCAAATTCACACAAACACTGAACCAGGAACGTTATTATGGGATTGTAGAACATAGCAAAGTTACACCGCTAGTTCATGAGTCAAAGACAAAGACTTTAGTTCAACACGGAGATCACACTACACTGTGATCAACAACGGGcttaaaccaaactaaaactTATTTTCCAAACCAGCTAGATGCAAATAACGCAATGTTAAGTTCTGTAGTATGATCATGATACAGGAGAATGTTCAGGTTAAATAAAATACTGAACCAATGAAGTTAAAGGGGGGTAACAGAACCAGCTTTCTATTAAGGCAAACCTAACAGCTTGGGATGtgaaacaaagagagaactGTTGACATGTAAATGAtgtttagggttttatgtttaaCAAATCAAACTGTCAATGTCTATGTTATCATCAACAAAAGGGTTTTATGTTTaacaaatcaaaacttaatgtcCACACAATAATATAGATGCAAATCATGGGAAATTGACTATAACTTTATATTAACTTACATATTTCTTGCGGCCATAGCTGCCTTCCTCATCATCACCAGAACGGTTCCTGCGctcttcatcatcatcgtcatcattgCGGCCATAGCTAGGCTTCCTGTAACTCCCTTCCTCCTGTTCCTCAGACCTTTCATAGCTGGTGGGCTTTATGTAGCTCTCAACCTGATCCTCAGATCTCCCATAGCTAGGCTTCCTGTAACCTCCTTCCTCTTCCCCAGACCTTCCATAGCTAGGCTTACGCTCATACTCGCTCCTCTCTTCACCGAAGCTCGGTTTCTTCTCATACCCGGATCCGTATCCGGTCTCCGTCTCCGATCTCCCACCATATCCAGATTCAGGTCTCCTACCGTACTCAGCCTCCGTCGCTCCACCGTATCCGGATCCGTAACTGGGATCGGGTCTCTCACCTTGGACATGACCGCCACCGGCTGAACCGGGTCGAAATCCGGGACGGGGCTTGGGGCGGGAGTAGCTGCTGTACTCGGTGTTGAGAGCTTCTTCGGCGTAGGCGGAAGGATCGTGGTACGAGGTGAATTCAGGTCTCTCGTACTCGAAATCTTCATCCGCTGCGGAGGAGAGAGGGTAGCAAGTGTCGTCGCAAGGAGGGATCGGACGGCCGTAGATCACGGTGATGTCGTAGCCTCCACTGTACGGCGTCGGATCGAACTCGTCGAAATCGTCGACTTCGTCCTCGTCTCTGGTGTAGTACGGCATCGTTTCAAGTTCTTTTTCTGATTTCTTCTCTTGGATCTGACAAAACTGTGCCACGTGACTTATTATGATTTGCTTTTATGCAATCTGATCGTACCGATTGCCGACTTGTCTAACCGGGAACCATACTTCTTTTCTTTCTACCGACAGATCGTTCAGATTGCCGATGGACTCcaagtttaaatttaaaattaaaattgaggCCCTGTTAGTATGAAGAAGGCCCAGAAGTGTGTCACGGTTAGACTTTTGAGGTTCTGGACCTGATCTAACAGAGGACTTTGTTTCCGTAACAGAGAACCGGCGTAAGACACAAAGAGATCAAGATTGTACATTTGAATTCACAAAATGTTATTTCAATGAAATCGTACGTCAATTGTGTCGTTTACACTCTACATTGATAAAATTCTCAAACACTAACGGCTGTATGCATGTTTCTACTCTTGAGGAGAATCATCGAGACAAACAGTGATTTCACAGACCCTGATTTTAATTATACTCATTAATATACCGGAACAAACGCTAAAGACAGATCAGAAACCAGATGTAGACAGAGGTttctttcaagttttattttattttattttttgagtttcTCGTGTCTTCGTCTAGGAATGCGAAGAGGGAAAGGAGTTTGGAAATCATAGTGGGCCCTACAAATTCCAAATTGTGATGACGTGGATAGTCTCTTGATATGCCACATCGCAATAGAAGGCCGAAAGACAGATATCCCTCCAAAATCTCTATCAAAAAGCAACTTCACACACACCTCAACAGAAATCTAAAGTTGCTCAGTCTTACCTCtatagaaaaatcaaaaacgCAATCTTAACTCACAGATTCAACAGAGAGATGTGGAAAATATTGAAGTTATAAtcttaaagagagagagagagctcggtGAAATGGCGGTTTTATCTTCGGCCATGTTCGGAACCTACCGGCCGATGAAGACGGAACTGAGACCAATTACACGGTGGACAGTGAAGTGTCAGGTATCATCCTTAAAACCCGCTAAGTATTCCTCAAGACTCTCCACAGACATTCCTCTCCAAGAGTCTCCTCAGGtctcctccctctctctctatatatatataacacaaatCAGTTTAAATTGTGTTTGGTCCAAATTTAACTGTGATTTTGAGGAATGTTCAGGCGTTGTTCGATGACTATTTGGAGGATACATCGAGAGTGTTCGAAGCAATGTTCCCTGATAAACCCAGAAGTCATAAAAAGTCGGAGCAATTAGATTATTGGAGTTTTCTTATTATTAGTCTCGGATTTATCTTTTTAACCGTCGGCATTCTTTCAGGAGCTATATGAGCTAATGAAACATGGGGTTCATATTGGAATTGAGATCCGAAAGAAACCTGGGCATTTATTACTTGGACCATCTTTgcaatttatttacatattaaaacaaataagaaTGCTCGAGGTATAAATCCTGCAAGTGTGGCTTCGCTaggttttcttttaatttggaTATGCTATTTTGGCGTCAATCTTTTAGGAATAGGTTTACATAATTATGGTTCATTTACGTCGAATTAActaaaacattaacaaaaaaaagaaaagaatccaaataaaaaaattgcatCTATATATAACTTCATATAAGTTAAGAAATCTAATTTAGTTTTAGTAGTAAATCATCAAGAACCTTTTGAATCAAGTAGTACAATGATTCAAAAGGTTCTCACAATACAAAAAGCAAAGACTTCTTATTATAAttcaatttaatgtttttttatttcttgaaaactatccataaaaataattagataaaataGATTCGACCTTGTCACTTGCTAATGAGAGCACAAAATCAGGATAAATCTCAATACCAATTATGGGTAGAAGAATAGATATTGAAAGAAATAACTCTCGGGGGTCcagaatcaaaaaaaaaaaaagtttttagcATTAATTAACTTGTATCCATAAAACATTTGACGTGACatagataataaatatataggaGTTAATATCATTTCAATTgccattacaaaaataattaaaatttttgaaattaagaaatatttttggcTGGTAATTATTCCAAAAAAACGATTAATTCTGCAACAAAACCACTCGTGCCCGGTAATGCAAGGGAAACCATCGATAAGATAGTGAACATTGTAAATATCTTTGGAATGAAGATAGCCATTCCACCCATTTCATCAAGATAAACAAGCCGGATTCTATCATAACTAGTTTCTGCCAAGAAAAAAGTGCAGCGCCAATAAATCCATGAGagattatttgtaaaatagCTCCATTAAGCCCATGATCTGTTATAGAACCAATACGTATAATTATAAAACCCATGTGAGATACAGAAGAATTGGCTattctcttttttaaattacattgACCTGGAGATGTTGAAGCTGCATAAATTATTTGGATTGTACCGACTACCATCAACCAAGGAGAAAACATAGAATGAGCTTGAGGTAATAATTTCATATTGATTCGAACCAATCCATATGCTCCCATTTTCAATAAGATTCCAGCGAGAAGCATACATGTACTGTAATTTGCCTCGCCGTGGGTGTCAGGTAACCAAATATGTAAAGGTATAATCGGTGATTTGCGGCAAAAGCAATAAAAAATCcaatataaaatagtatttcaAGTGTGACCGGATAGGCTTGATTCCCTAATAGTTCTAAATTTAATGTTGGTTCGTTTGAACCATATAAACTTATACCTAAAACtcctattaataaaaaatagaacttcCTGCagtgtataaaataaattttgtagctGAATACAAACGTTTCTTTCCACCCCACATGGATAAAAGGAGATAAACGGAAATTAATTCTAATTCCCACATGatgaaaaaagtaaaatatcccGAGAAGAAAATGATCATATTTGGCCGCTGTACATTGCTAACATCAGGAAATAGAATAATCGGGAATCCCAAGTAACTGGAAAAGCCGCTAAAGTAGCTAAAGTAGTAATAAATTCGGTCAGTAAAATCATTCCTATAGAAAGTCCATCTATTCCCAGTctccaataaaaaaaatgatccaTTTATAATATTCGGACAGTTGAAATAATGGATCGTccagtttaaaattataacaaaaagcaTAAGTCGTTAGAAGAAGTTCTAAAATACAAATGCATATAGTATACCACTTATTAACTTTATTTTCCCTACACGGGAGAAATAACATTAATGAACCGGCAGATATTggaaaaacaacaaatattgctAACCAAGGAAAATCATTCGTGGTAAAGACAAGATACACCAGGTCCAAAGAACGCGtactcaaaaaaatatataaataaaaaaatataattgaacttTTTTGAGTACGAGTActtgtcaataaaaaa
This genomic stretch from Brassica napus cultivar Da-Ae chromosome C9, Da-Ae, whole genome shotgun sequence harbors:
- the LOC106446042 gene encoding uncharacterized protein LOC106446042, with translation MSSATVLDESSVPSPRSTWRMDGQLRYDIAMNTIIIILITDAVLHMTLRAHKIPLDDNVVGLLCTLVVPYMVVITINCGYWLTETEDEGLGFCILLCLLYSISHLAMYVALPCLLWLVPAMFAPCCPCLWRGESTWWNFVKQPQPRVDIV
- the LOC125592406 gene encoding uncharacterized protein At5g39570-like; the encoded protein is MPYYTRDEDEVDDFDEFDPTPYSGGYDITVIYGRPIPPCDDTCYPLSSAADEDFEYERPEFTSYHDPSAYAEEALNTEYSSYSRPKPRPGFRPGSAGGGHVQGERPDPSYGSGYGGATEAEYGRRPESGYGGRSETETGYGSGYEKKPSFGEERSEYERKPSYGRSGEEEGGYRKPSYGRSEDQVESYIKPTSYERSEEQEEGSYRKPSYGRNDDDDDEERRNRSGDDEEGSYGRKKYGGNDSNDDDEEKKQHRYKHHHHQRRRDEDDD